From Coturnix japonica isolate 7356 chromosome 1, Coturnix japonica 2.1, whole genome shotgun sequence, the proteins below share one genomic window:
- the FAM131B gene encoding protein FAM131B isoform X2 translates to MGCIGSRTVGNEVIAVDWKGLKDVDQINMDSTSSLHGSSFHRPSTEQTRTDFSWDGINLSMEDTTSILPKLKRNSNAYGIGALAKSSFSGISRSMKDHVTKPTAMGQGRVAHMIEWQGWGKGNSQQQQHTHETARKDADAYSDLSDGEKEARFLAGVMEQFAISEATLMAWSSMDGEDVSVNSNQENPVGNYSENYQELMESQEHMAQTQYDSWPHSYVSQGMYCLGSSDAWETSDQSLIASPATGSYLGQNFDESQTNLQESILIQSSLLQQQQLQQQQQEQNFIQSTGLVHVWPLQTAQGGSGAESSTYMEDHLEDNGNPRLEKAPLLNKKPSPEEDDVVCRDLESLSPREEMEHAALSRKVSDVTSSGVQSFDEEEGETNN, encoded by the exons GAAATGAGGTGATTGCAGTAGACTGGAAGGGACTGAAAGATGTGGACCAAATCAATATGGACAGTACCAGTTCACTACATGGCAGCAGCTTCCATCGTCCTTCTACTGAG caaaCACGGACGGATTTCTCCTGGGATGGTATCAAT ctctcCATGGAAGATACAACCTCCATCCTTCCCAAGCTGAAACGTAACTCCAATGCTTATGGGATTGGGGCTTTGGCTAAATCATCTTTCTCTG GGATATCCCGCAGCATGAAGGACCATGTCACAAAGCCAACGGCTATGGGCCAAGGCCGTGTGGCTCACATGATTGAATGGCAAGGTTGGGGTAAAGGtaacagccagcagcagcaacataCGCACGAGACGGCACGCAAAGATGCTGATGCCTACTCAGACCTGAGTGACGGTGAAAAGGAGGCCCGGTTCCTTGCAG GAGTGATGGAGCAATTTGCTATATCAGAGGCGACTCTCATGGCCTGGTCCTCCATGGATGGTGAGGATGTGAGTGTAAACTCAAATCAGGAGAATCCAGTGGGCAACTACTCCGAGAATTATCAGGAACTAATGGAGAGCCAAG AGCACATGGCCCAGACGCAGTATGATAGCTGGCCTCATTCCTACGTCTCACAGGGCATGTATTGCTTAGGTTCATCTGATGCCTGGGAGACCAGTGATCAGTCCCTCATCGCTTCCCCAGCAACTGGCTCTTACTTGGGCCAGAATTTTGATGAGTCGCAGACAAACCTTCAGGAAAGTATTTTGATTCAGAGCAGCCTTCTCCAGCAGCAACAgttgcagcaacagcagcaggagcaaaaCTTCATCCAGAGCACGGGGCTGGTCCATGTGTGGCCCCTGCAGACTGCGCAGGGTGGGAGTGGGGCTGAATCCAGCACTTACATGGAGGACCACCTTGAGGATAACGGGAACCCACGGCTGGAGAAGGCTCCTCTCCTAAACAAGAAGCCCTCTCCAGAGGAGGATGATGTAGTATGCCGGGACCTGGAATCACTGTCTCCTCGAGAGGAGATGGAACATGCTGCGCTGAGCCGCAAAGTCTCTGATGTTACCTCTTCTGGGGTGCAGTCTTTTGAtgaggaagagggagaaacaAACAACTGA
- the FAM131B gene encoding protein FAM131B isoform X5: protein MGCIGSRTVGNEVIAVDWKGLKDVDQINMDSTSSLHGSSFHRPSTEQTRTDFSWDGINVSIVFCNIYKELEQGSIPMEDWKQPKGGFSQPGSISATDFTSPTTTLSMEDTTSILPKLKRNSNAYGIGALAKSSFSGISRSMKDHVTKPTAMGQGRVAHMIEWQGWGKGNSQQQQHTHETARKDADAYSDLSDGEKEARFLAGVMEQFAISEATLMAWSSMDGEDVSVNSNQENPVGNYSENYQELMESQEHMAQTQYDSWPHSYVSQGMYCLGSSDAWETSDQSLIASPATGSYLGQNFDESQTNLQESILIQSSLLQQQQLQQQQQEQNFIQSTGLVHVWPLQTAQGGSGAESSTYMEDHLEDNGNPRLEKAPLLNKKPSPEEDDVVCRDLESLSPREEMEHAALSRKVSDVTSSGVQSFDEEEGETNN, encoded by the exons GAAATGAGGTGATTGCAGTAGACTGGAAGGGACTGAAAGATGTGGACCAAATCAATATGGACAGTACCAGTTCACTACATGGCAGCAGCTTCCATCGTCCTTCTACTGAG caaaCACGGACGGATTTCTCCTGGGATGGTATCAATGTGAGT ATTGTGTTCTGTAATATTT ACAAAGAGCTGGAACAGGGCAGCATTCCCATGGAGGATTGGAAGCAGCCAAAGGGAGGCTTCTCACAGCCTGGTTCTATCTCTGCCACTGACTTTACCTCACCCACTACCACA ctctcCATGGAAGATACAACCTCCATCCTTCCCAAGCTGAAACGTAACTCCAATGCTTATGGGATTGGGGCTTTGGCTAAATCATCTTTCTCTG GGATATCCCGCAGCATGAAGGACCATGTCACAAAGCCAACGGCTATGGGCCAAGGCCGTGTGGCTCACATGATTGAATGGCAAGGTTGGGGTAAAGGtaacagccagcagcagcaacataCGCACGAGACGGCACGCAAAGATGCTGATGCCTACTCAGACCTGAGTGACGGTGAAAAGGAGGCCCGGTTCCTTGCAG GAGTGATGGAGCAATTTGCTATATCAGAGGCGACTCTCATGGCCTGGTCCTCCATGGATGGTGAGGATGTGAGTGTAAACTCAAATCAGGAGAATCCAGTGGGCAACTACTCCGAGAATTATCAGGAACTAATGGAGAGCCAAG AGCACATGGCCCAGACGCAGTATGATAGCTGGCCTCATTCCTACGTCTCACAGGGCATGTATTGCTTAGGTTCATCTGATGCCTGGGAGACCAGTGATCAGTCCCTCATCGCTTCCCCAGCAACTGGCTCTTACTTGGGCCAGAATTTTGATGAGTCGCAGACAAACCTTCAGGAAAGTATTTTGATTCAGAGCAGCCTTCTCCAGCAGCAACAgttgcagcaacagcagcaggagcaaaaCTTCATCCAGAGCACGGGGCTGGTCCATGTGTGGCCCCTGCAGACTGCGCAGGGTGGGAGTGGGGCTGAATCCAGCACTTACATGGAGGACCACCTTGAGGATAACGGGAACCCACGGCTGGAGAAGGCTCCTCTCCTAAACAAGAAGCCCTCTCCAGAGGAGGATGATGTAGTATGCCGGGACCTGGAATCACTGTCTCCTCGAGAGGAGATGGAACATGCTGCGCTGAGCCGCAAAGTCTCTGATGTTACCTCTTCTGGGGTGCAGTCTTTTGAtgaggaagagggagaaacaAACAACTGA
- the FAM131B gene encoding protein FAM131B isoform X1: MGCIGSRTVGNEVIAVDWKGLKDVDQINMDSTSSLHGSSFHRPSTEQTRTDFSWDGINLSMEDTTSILPKLKRNSNAYGIGALAKSSFSGPLGISRSMKDHVTKPTAMGQGRVAHMIEWQGWGKGNSQQQQHTHETARKDADAYSDLSDGEKEARFLAGVMEQFAISEATLMAWSSMDGEDVSVNSNQENPVGNYSENYQELMESQEHMAQTQYDSWPHSYVSQGMYCLGSSDAWETSDQSLIASPATGSYLGQNFDESQTNLQESILIQSSLLQQQQLQQQQQEQNFIQSTGLVHVWPLQTAQGGSGAESSTYMEDHLEDNGNPRLEKAPLLNKKPSPEEDDVVCRDLESLSPREEMEHAALSRKVSDVTSSGVQSFDEEEGETNN; this comes from the exons GAAATGAGGTGATTGCAGTAGACTGGAAGGGACTGAAAGATGTGGACCAAATCAATATGGACAGTACCAGTTCACTACATGGCAGCAGCTTCCATCGTCCTTCTACTGAG caaaCACGGACGGATTTCTCCTGGGATGGTATCAAT ctctcCATGGAAGATACAACCTCCATCCTTCCCAAGCTGAAACGTAACTCCAATGCTTATGGGATTGGGGCTTTGGCTAAATCATCTTTCTCTG GTCCCTTAGGGATATCCCGCAGCATGAAGGACCATGTCACAAAGCCAACGGCTATGGGCCAAGGCCGTGTGGCTCACATGATTGAATGGCAAGGTTGGGGTAAAGGtaacagccagcagcagcaacataCGCACGAGACGGCACGCAAAGATGCTGATGCCTACTCAGACCTGAGTGACGGTGAAAAGGAGGCCCGGTTCCTTGCAG GAGTGATGGAGCAATTTGCTATATCAGAGGCGACTCTCATGGCCTGGTCCTCCATGGATGGTGAGGATGTGAGTGTAAACTCAAATCAGGAGAATCCAGTGGGCAACTACTCCGAGAATTATCAGGAACTAATGGAGAGCCAAG AGCACATGGCCCAGACGCAGTATGATAGCTGGCCTCATTCCTACGTCTCACAGGGCATGTATTGCTTAGGTTCATCTGATGCCTGGGAGACCAGTGATCAGTCCCTCATCGCTTCCCCAGCAACTGGCTCTTACTTGGGCCAGAATTTTGATGAGTCGCAGACAAACCTTCAGGAAAGTATTTTGATTCAGAGCAGCCTTCTCCAGCAGCAACAgttgcagcaacagcagcaggagcaaaaCTTCATCCAGAGCACGGGGCTGGTCCATGTGTGGCCCCTGCAGACTGCGCAGGGTGGGAGTGGGGCTGAATCCAGCACTTACATGGAGGACCACCTTGAGGATAACGGGAACCCACGGCTGGAGAAGGCTCCTCTCCTAAACAAGAAGCCCTCTCCAGAGGAGGATGATGTAGTATGCCGGGACCTGGAATCACTGTCTCCTCGAGAGGAGATGGAACATGCTGCGCTGAGCCGCAAAGTCTCTGATGTTACCTCTTCTGGGGTGCAGTCTTTTGAtgaggaagagggagaaacaAACAACTGA
- the FAM131B gene encoding protein FAM131B isoform X3, protein MDSTSSLHGSSFHRPSTEQTRTDFSWDGINLSMEDTTSILPKLKRNSNAYGIGALAKSSFSGPLGISRSMKDHVTKPTAMGQGRVAHMIEWQGWGKGNSQQQQHTHETARKDADAYSDLSDGEKEARFLAGVMEQFAISEATLMAWSSMDGEDVSVNSNQENPVGNYSENYQELMESQEHMAQTQYDSWPHSYVSQGMYCLGSSDAWETSDQSLIASPATGSYLGQNFDESQTNLQESILIQSSLLQQQQLQQQQQEQNFIQSTGLVHVWPLQTAQGGSGAESSTYMEDHLEDNGNPRLEKAPLLNKKPSPEEDDVVCRDLESLSPREEMEHAALSRKVSDVTSSGVQSFDEEEGETNN, encoded by the exons ATGGACAGTACCAGTTCACTACATGGCAGCAGCTTCCATCGTCCTTCTACTGAG caaaCACGGACGGATTTCTCCTGGGATGGTATCAAT ctctcCATGGAAGATACAACCTCCATCCTTCCCAAGCTGAAACGTAACTCCAATGCTTATGGGATTGGGGCTTTGGCTAAATCATCTTTCTCTG GTCCCTTAGGGATATCCCGCAGCATGAAGGACCATGTCACAAAGCCAACGGCTATGGGCCAAGGCCGTGTGGCTCACATGATTGAATGGCAAGGTTGGGGTAAAGGtaacagccagcagcagcaacataCGCACGAGACGGCACGCAAAGATGCTGATGCCTACTCAGACCTGAGTGACGGTGAAAAGGAGGCCCGGTTCCTTGCAG GAGTGATGGAGCAATTTGCTATATCAGAGGCGACTCTCATGGCCTGGTCCTCCATGGATGGTGAGGATGTGAGTGTAAACTCAAATCAGGAGAATCCAGTGGGCAACTACTCCGAGAATTATCAGGAACTAATGGAGAGCCAAG AGCACATGGCCCAGACGCAGTATGATAGCTGGCCTCATTCCTACGTCTCACAGGGCATGTATTGCTTAGGTTCATCTGATGCCTGGGAGACCAGTGATCAGTCCCTCATCGCTTCCCCAGCAACTGGCTCTTACTTGGGCCAGAATTTTGATGAGTCGCAGACAAACCTTCAGGAAAGTATTTTGATTCAGAGCAGCCTTCTCCAGCAGCAACAgttgcagcaacagcagcaggagcaaaaCTTCATCCAGAGCACGGGGCTGGTCCATGTGTGGCCCCTGCAGACTGCGCAGGGTGGGAGTGGGGCTGAATCCAGCACTTACATGGAGGACCACCTTGAGGATAACGGGAACCCACGGCTGGAGAAGGCTCCTCTCCTAAACAAGAAGCCCTCTCCAGAGGAGGATGATGTAGTATGCCGGGACCTGGAATCACTGTCTCCTCGAGAGGAGATGGAACATGCTGCGCTGAGCCGCAAAGTCTCTGATGTTACCTCTTCTGGGGTGCAGTCTTTTGAtgaggaagagggagaaacaAACAACTGA
- the FAM131B gene encoding protein FAM131B isoform X4, which yields MKDHVTKPTAMGQGRVAHMIEWQGWGKGNSQQQQHTHETARKDADAYSDLSDGEKEARFLAGVMEQFAISEATLMAWSSMDGEDVSVNSNQENPVGNYSENYQELMESQEHMAQTQYDSWPHSYVSQGMYCLGSSDAWETSDQSLIASPATGSYLGQNFDESQTNLQESILIQSSLLQQQQLQQQQQEQNFIQSTGLVHVWPLQTAQGGSGAESSTYMEDHLEDNGNPRLEKAPLLNKKPSPEEDDVVCRDLESLSPREEMEHAALSRKVSDVTSSGVQSFDEEEGETNN from the exons ATGAAGGACCATGTCACAAAGCCAACGGCTATGGGCCAAGGCCGTGTGGCTCACATGATTGAATGGCAAGGTTGGGGTAAAGGtaacagccagcagcagcaacataCGCACGAGACGGCACGCAAAGATGCTGATGCCTACTCAGACCTGAGTGACGGTGAAAAGGAGGCCCGGTTCCTTGCAG GAGTGATGGAGCAATTTGCTATATCAGAGGCGACTCTCATGGCCTGGTCCTCCATGGATGGTGAGGATGTGAGTGTAAACTCAAATCAGGAGAATCCAGTGGGCAACTACTCCGAGAATTATCAGGAACTAATGGAGAGCCAAG AGCACATGGCCCAGACGCAGTATGATAGCTGGCCTCATTCCTACGTCTCACAGGGCATGTATTGCTTAGGTTCATCTGATGCCTGGGAGACCAGTGATCAGTCCCTCATCGCTTCCCCAGCAACTGGCTCTTACTTGGGCCAGAATTTTGATGAGTCGCAGACAAACCTTCAGGAAAGTATTTTGATTCAGAGCAGCCTTCTCCAGCAGCAACAgttgcagcaacagcagcaggagcaaaaCTTCATCCAGAGCACGGGGCTGGTCCATGTGTGGCCCCTGCAGACTGCGCAGGGTGGGAGTGGGGCTGAATCCAGCACTTACATGGAGGACCACCTTGAGGATAACGGGAACCCACGGCTGGAGAAGGCTCCTCTCCTAAACAAGAAGCCCTCTCCAGAGGAGGATGATGTAGTATGCCGGGACCTGGAATCACTGTCTCCTCGAGAGGAGATGGAACATGCTGCGCTGAGCCGCAAAGTCTCTGATGTTACCTCTTCTGGGGTGCAGTCTTTTGAtgaggaagagggagaaacaAACAACTGA